From the Deltaproteobacteria bacterium genome, one window contains:
- a CDS encoding glycoside hydrolase family 1 protein — MRASRSRGAWYALRIPMVLATLLGGCASDEGRPVQLFPRGFLFGTAIAGFQAEMGCPTLPAEECEDRGSDWYDWVSTPELVADGTTHLSGQPVTVGPGHWELYEKDYELAAKGLGNNAMRSSLEWSRIFPKSTVGVEGHEALKAIANPKALAHYRRMFDAMRARGLTPLVTLNHYTLPRWIHDAVGCHKDLDTCTARGWLDAPTLLREIAKYSAFVAREFGDRVDLWATLNEPLAVVLAGYLFPTADRTNPPGVMMRPVEAKAVIMAMIEAHARMVDAVRAGDTVDADGDGKPAQVGLVYNLTSVRPANPKRELDMRGAESLYYLYNTAFLNAVIKGELDAGLDRKVVKRPDLAGRMDYLGVNYYTRITVPGTVDPVVPKLSPLTTFNPLTMQVWEDYPRGIYEAAMEGKRFGVPVIVTENGADDPRDNGRAPKFLVEHLTWLQRAVRDGADVRGYFYWTFMDNYEWNHGMEIRMGLYAVDKNDPKKERRPRQAAEIYRRIASEGRIPDDLAARYPAPETPAIPETPAVLP; from the coding sequence GTGCGCGCGAGCAGGTCCCGTGGAGCGTGGTACGCGCTTCGCATCCCGATGGTGCTGGCGACACTGCTCGGCGGCTGCGCGAGCGACGAGGGGCGCCCCGTCCAGCTCTTCCCCCGGGGCTTTCTCTTCGGCACGGCCATCGCCGGATTTCAGGCGGAGATGGGCTGCCCCACGCTCCCGGCCGAGGAGTGCGAGGACCGCGGGTCGGACTGGTACGACTGGGTCTCGACCCCCGAGCTCGTCGCCGACGGCACGACGCACCTCTCCGGGCAGCCGGTCACCGTCGGGCCCGGCCACTGGGAGCTCTACGAGAAGGACTACGAGCTCGCCGCGAAGGGGCTCGGGAACAACGCCATGCGCTCCAGCCTCGAGTGGAGTCGCATCTTCCCGAAGAGCACCGTGGGCGTCGAGGGGCACGAGGCGCTCAAGGCCATCGCCAACCCGAAGGCGCTCGCGCACTACCGACGCATGTTCGACGCCATGCGGGCGCGCGGGCTCACGCCGCTCGTGACGCTCAACCACTACACGCTGCCGCGCTGGATTCACGACGCCGTCGGCTGTCACAAGGACCTCGATACCTGCACCGCGCGCGGCTGGCTGGACGCGCCGACCCTGCTGCGCGAAATCGCCAAGTACTCGGCCTTCGTGGCGCGCGAATTCGGCGATCGCGTAGACCTCTGGGCCACGCTCAACGAACCCCTCGCGGTCGTGCTGGCGGGCTACCTCTTTCCGACGGCGGACCGGACCAATCCGCCCGGCGTGATGATGCGCCCCGTGGAGGCCAAGGCCGTGATCATGGCCATGATCGAGGCCCACGCGCGCATGGTGGACGCCGTGCGCGCCGGCGACACGGTGGACGCCGACGGAGACGGCAAGCCCGCGCAGGTGGGGCTGGTCTACAATCTGACCTCCGTGCGGCCGGCGAATCCGAAGCGCGAGCTGGACATGCGGGGGGCCGAGAGCCTCTATTACCTCTACAACACGGCCTTCCTGAACGCGGTGATCAAGGGAGAGCTCGACGCGGGGCTCGACCGCAAGGTGGTGAAGCGCCCCGACCTCGCGGGCCGCATGGACTACCTCGGCGTGAACTACTACACGCGCATCACGGTGCCGGGGACCGTCGACCCCGTGGTCCCGAAGCTCTCGCCGCTCACGACCTTCAACCCGCTCACCATGCAGGTCTGGGAGGACTACCCGCGCGGGATCTACGAGGCGGCGATGGAGGGGAAGCGCTTCGGCGTGCCGGTGATCGTCACCGAGAACGGCGCCGACGACCCGAGGGACAACGGCCGGGCGCCGAAGTTTCTGGTGGAGCACCTGACCTGGCTGCAGCGGGCGGTGCGCGACGGCGCGGACGTGCGGGGGTACTTCTACTGGACCTTCATGGACAACTACGAATGGAACCACGGGATGGAGATCCGCATGGGGCTCTACGCCGTGGACAAGAACGACCCTAAGAAGGAGCGCCGGCCGCGGCAGGCGGCGGAGATCTACCGGCGCATCGCCAGCGAGGGTCGCATCCCCGACGACCTCGCCGCGCGCTATCCAGCCCCCGAGACGCCCGCGATCCCCGAGACGCCCGCGGTCCTACCGTAG
- a CDS encoding DUF1015 domain-containing protein — protein sequence MAVLRPFRGVRYDRAQHPDPGLVLTQPYDRISKELQATYYARHPHCFVRLILGQSAPTDGDGENVYTRARATYREWLARGVLVPEPEPALYVYHQTFRLPDGSERTRRAVLGAFELSSFEEGLVLPHERTLSGPKEDRLKLLRATTVSLEPVFLLYPDPERRVASLLDAAIAGKPPVADGHELYEAAVRQELWVVTEREVLAAVAAELSPKRGLIIADGHHRYETALTYRDERRAAMGSSTAPGPHDVALAALVGMEDPGLAILPTHRLVHGLTGLEGSELVRRGEPWFAITALASRRELETRLAALSETEQGFGVVAREGQWLFCLKSEQTMAELVAERAPAWRSLEVSVLHELVLERLLGLTKESITRQENLRYLRELDAGYTALDNGGGQLLFTLRPTRMAQVAACAAAGEKMPQKSTDFYPKLASGLVALPLDAAYLG from the coding sequence ATGGCGGTACTTCGTCCCTTCCGCGGCGTTCGGTACGACCGGGCGCAGCACCCCGACCCGGGTCTGGTGCTGACCCAGCCCTACGACCGCATCTCGAAGGAGCTGCAGGCGACCTATTACGCGCGTCACCCGCACTGCTTCGTGCGGCTGATCCTCGGCCAGAGCGCGCCCACCGACGGGGACGGCGAGAACGTCTACACGCGGGCGCGCGCGACCTACCGCGAATGGCTCGCCCGCGGGGTTCTCGTCCCCGAGCCCGAGCCGGCGCTCTACGTCTACCACCAGACCTTCCGCCTCCCCGACGGGAGCGAGCGTACGCGGCGGGCGGTGCTGGGGGCGTTCGAGCTCTCCTCCTTCGAGGAGGGGCTCGTCCTGCCGCACGAGCGCACGTTGAGCGGCCCCAAGGAGGATCGGTTGAAGCTCCTCCGTGCGACGACCGTGAGCCTCGAGCCCGTCTTCCTGCTCTACCCCGACCCCGAGCGCCGGGTGGCCTCGCTCCTCGACGCGGCGATCGCCGGGAAGCCGCCCGTCGCCGACGGGCACGAGCTTTACGAGGCGGCGGTGCGCCAGGAGCTCTGGGTCGTCACCGAGCGCGAGGTGCTGGCTGCCGTGGCGGCCGAGCTCTCCCCCAAGCGAGGGCTCATCATCGCCGACGGGCACCACCGCTACGAGACGGCGCTGACCTATCGCGACGAGCGGCGCGCGGCGATGGGTTCATCGACGGCGCCGGGGCCCCACGACGTGGCCTTGGCGGCGCTCGTGGGGATGGAGGACCCGGGGCTGGCCATCCTGCCCACGCACCGGCTAGTGCACGGGCTGACCGGGCTCGAGGGGTCGGAGCTCGTGCGGCGCGGCGAGCCGTGGTTTGCGATCACCGCGCTGGCGAGCCGGCGCGAGCTCGAGACGCGGCTTGCGGCGCTTTCCGAGACGGAGCAGGGCTTCGGCGTCGTGGCCCGCGAGGGGCAGTGGCTCTTTTGCCTGAAGAGCGAGCAGACCATGGCCGAGCTCGTCGCGGAACGGGCTCCCGCGTGGCGCAGCCTGGAGGTCAGCGTGCTGCACGAGCTCGTGCTCGAGCGGCTTCTCGGGCTGACCAAGGAGTCGATCACGCGGCAGGAGAACCTGCGCTACCTGCGCGAGCTCGACGCCGGCTACACGGCGCTCGACAATGGCGGGGGCCAGCTGCTCTTTACCTTGCGGCCCACGCGCATGGCCCAGGTGGCTGCCTGCGCCGCGGCGGGCGAGAAGATGCCGCAGAAGTCGACGGACTTCTATCCGAAGCTGGCGAGCGGCCTCGTCGCGCTCCCTCTCGATGCGGCGTATCTGGGGTAG
- a CDS encoding acyltransferase domain-containing protein, with the protein MTVAFLFPGDAGDALTVRPDIVARSPWIQTMIEIAAGAAGVNLPRLVLRQERSLARAELFQPTLIAVGLGTCCELLAHGVRPAVVAGHALGELAAWTAAGVLRAEAAIHLAAVRGHLMAREARRTPGGLATLGAPAQVRHALRVGRQAGVIGIAAHNAPHEWLLSGSAPALHAVSERFPTRRLTAAGAWQGPVMDPALDEWRAALEGLRLTPAHTTLVRNATGRPALKSDWTVENLAEHLVRPVRWARTLHTLLELGVTDIVTIGPGRALRDLVRQNIGDRPRLHSTEEPGDLERVAEVLMRRPQASVGRGAAMRSRLPPGLGDSTTPTPLRSGASMGPGGGGR; encoded by the coding sequence GTGACCGTCGCGTTTCTCTTTCCAGGTGACGCCGGAGATGCACTGACGGTGCGCCCGGACATCGTCGCGCGTTCGCCCTGGATCCAGACCATGATCGAGATCGCGGCCGGCGCGGCGGGCGTGAATCTTCCGCGGCTCGTCCTCCGTCAGGAGCGTTCGCTCGCCAGGGCCGAGCTCTTCCAGCCCACCCTGATCGCCGTGGGGCTCGGGACGTGTTGCGAGCTGCTGGCCCACGGCGTGCGCCCGGCGGTGGTCGCGGGCCACGCGCTCGGGGAGCTCGCGGCGTGGACGGCTGCCGGAGTGCTCCGGGCCGAGGCGGCCATCCACCTCGCCGCGGTCCGCGGTCACCTGATGGCCCGAGAGGCGCGACGCACGCCGGGCGGCCTGGCGACGCTCGGCGCGCCGGCGCAGGTGCGGCACGCGCTCCGCGTCGGACGGCAGGCCGGCGTCATCGGCATCGCCGCCCACAACGCACCCCACGAATGGCTCCTGTCCGGGTCCGCTCCCGCGCTGCACGCCGTCAGCGAGCGCTTCCCCACGCGCAGGTTGACCGCCGCCGGGGCCTGGCAGGGCCCGGTGATGGACCCGGCGCTCGACGAGTGGCGAGCCGCCCTGGAGGGCCTTCGCCTCACGCCGGCGCACACCACGCTCGTGCGCAACGCCACCGGGCGTCCGGCGCTGAAGTCCGACTGGACCGTGGAAAACCTCGCCGAGCACCTCGTGCGTCCCGTGCGATGGGCTCGCACGCTCCACACGCTCCTCGAGCTCGGAGTGACCGACATCGTGACAATCGGGCCAGGCAGGGCCCTGCGAGATCTCGTGCGCCAGAACATCGGCGACCGCCCGCGACTGCACAGCACCGAAGAGCCCGGCGACCTCGAGCGGGTGGCGGAGGTGCTGATGCGGAGGCCGCAAGCTTCCGTCGGGCGCGGCGCGGCAATGCGATCTCGTCTCCCGCCTGGCCTGGGGGACTCGACCACCCCCACCCCGCTTCGCTCCGGCGCCAGTATGGGACCGGGGGGAGGGGGCCGCTGA
- a CDS encoding P-loop NTPase: MTTGPKKRVVAVGGGKGGVGKSFVVANLAATLAMRGTRVVALDADLGAANLHSLFGIGRPPRTIEDFLERRVGSLAELVLPTSVPGLSLICGASQVLGSASPRHDAKQRLIAELAHLDTDCLLVDVGAGTDINQLDFFNAADIRLVVMTPEITSVQNGYGFLKMALFRRLQRAVTSGVAASRLAKAFGGRAFEVGSSMESVSTFLMLLEEEAPELGEPFRLLLREFNAKFIGNMLAAERDRDVIFAVKRMTERFLGLQTEVVASLRADPRVRSSVNRGRPIVLDSVPDANATEIAGLARTLMTQDLTPIYQIRAAVSRALSTADQAFEFGLESVNLDAPAPPPLPAEAQAGPLRPTPSREALAQVAEGPTASFLAELERFQRSSARLSVSHFVQVQLGGPWLMGTLVQINAAGACIAGVRVSPGQVRGPGAFRLVSARGGGAALPAVSVELHSYDESTGRVVVRFTDPQQASSLVGYLRQATPS; the protein is encoded by the coding sequence ATGACCACAGGCCCAAAGAAGCGCGTCGTCGCCGTCGGGGGCGGCAAAGGGGGCGTGGGCAAGAGCTTCGTCGTGGCCAATCTCGCCGCGACGCTCGCCATGCGGGGGACGCGGGTGGTGGCCCTCGACGCGGACCTGGGTGCAGCGAACCTGCACTCCCTCTTCGGCATCGGCCGTCCGCCCCGCACCATCGAAGACTTCCTGGAGCGGCGGGTGGGCTCGCTCGCGGAGCTGGTGCTGCCGACCAGCGTGCCCGGGCTGTCGCTCATCTGCGGCGCCTCGCAGGTGCTCGGGTCGGCCAGTCCGCGGCACGACGCCAAGCAGCGCCTGATCGCCGAGCTCGCGCACCTCGATACCGACTGCCTGCTCGTCGACGTGGGCGCGGGCACCGACATCAACCAGCTCGACTTCTTCAACGCGGCGGATATCCGGCTCGTCGTCATGACCCCCGAGATCACCTCGGTCCAGAACGGCTACGGCTTCCTGAAGATGGCCCTCTTTCGTCGGCTCCAGCGCGCCGTGACGAGCGGGGTGGCCGCGTCGCGTCTGGCCAAGGCCTTCGGCGGGCGGGCCTTCGAGGTGGGGAGCAGCATGGAGAGCGTGAGCACGTTCCTCATGCTCCTCGAGGAGGAGGCGCCCGAGCTGGGCGAGCCCTTCCGTCTCCTGCTCCGCGAATTCAACGCCAAGTTCATCGGGAATATGCTCGCGGCGGAGCGCGACCGCGACGTCATCTTCGCCGTGAAGCGCATGACGGAGCGCTTCCTCGGGCTTCAGACCGAGGTCGTGGCGTCGCTGCGCGCCGACCCGCGCGTGCGCAGCTCCGTGAACCGAGGGCGGCCGATCGTGCTCGACAGCGTGCCCGACGCCAACGCCACCGAGATCGCCGGCCTGGCGCGGACCCTGATGACGCAGGACCTGACGCCGATCTATCAGATTCGCGCGGCGGTGAGCCGGGCCCTGTCCACGGCGGACCAGGCCTTCGAGTTCGGTCTGGAGAGCGTGAATCTGGATGCGCCGGCGCCGCCCCCGTTGCCAGCCGAGGCGCAGGCGGGGCCGCTCCGGCCGACGCCCAGCCGCGAGGCGCTCGCCCAGGTGGCCGAGGGTCCGACGGCGAGCTTTCTGGCCGAGCTGGAGCGATTCCAGCGCAGCTCCGCGCGACTCTCGGTCAGTCACTTCGTGCAGGTGCAGCTCGGTGGGCCGTGGCTCATGGGAACGCTCGTGCAGATCAACGCGGCGGGGGCGTGCATCGCGGGGGTGCGCGTGAGTCCGGGGCAGGTGCGTGGGCCGGGAGCCTTCCGGCTGGTGAGCGCGCGCGGCGGAGGAGCGGCGCTACCGGCCGTCTCCGTGGAGCTGCACTCCTACGACGAGTCGACCGGGCGGGTGGTGGTGCGCTTCACCGATCCGCAGCAGGCCAGCTCGCTCGTGGGCTATCTCCGGCAGGCGACACCGTCTTAG
- a CDS encoding MFS transporter, protein MANPDAATGEAPFRYQWATWGDLNAFSGLFLDNLHNLVVLAGILAGVFGFPLSFILTKMVPGTALGVMVGDLLYTWMAFRLARRTGRHDVTAMPLGLDTPSTIGIAFVVLGPVYKASGSPEVAWHVGMATLFLMGLVKVTLAFFGPWVQRNLPQAALLGSIGAVGLALLAFLPLLSIFGAPLVGLIALGLVVYALIGRRRLPGNFPGAFAAVLVGTALYYLLGPTGLLGAHFVVPKLELHLSPPLPTLGFVAGLSQALHYLPVAIPFGLLTIVGGINVTETARVAGDDYNTRDILLVEAGATLVAALFGGVAQSTPYIGHPAYKAMGGRAAYTLFTGLFTGLGAAVGLVPFLVSAVPMAAVMPVLLFIGVEIVVQAFHATPRRHAPAIVLACLPALAELVRIQLERFGVRGDALPPGEAQETYRAIQLLGHGFFISSMLWAGAVAHLLDRRLRAAALLLLLCALASTCGLMHSVTPSGGLYLPFAVPGRLHWLVASGYAFLAALLLLASLSGPGRPAEPGADPDAA, encoded by the coding sequence ATGGCAAACCCCGACGCGGCCACGGGTGAAGCCCCCTTCCGCTACCAGTGGGCCACCTGGGGGGACCTCAACGCCTTCTCGGGGCTCTTCCTCGACAACCTGCACAACCTGGTCGTGCTCGCGGGGATCCTGGCCGGCGTCTTCGGCTTCCCCCTTTCCTTCATCCTGACGAAGATGGTGCCGGGCACGGCTCTCGGCGTGATGGTCGGGGACCTCCTCTATACCTGGATGGCTTTTCGCCTCGCGCGCCGCACCGGACGGCACGACGTGACCGCCATGCCGCTCGGGCTCGACACGCCGAGCACCATCGGCATCGCCTTCGTGGTCCTCGGCCCCGTCTACAAGGCCAGCGGCAGCCCCGAGGTGGCCTGGCACGTCGGGATGGCCACTCTCTTCCTGATGGGGCTCGTGAAGGTCACGCTGGCCTTCTTCGGCCCCTGGGTGCAGCGAAACCTGCCGCAGGCGGCGCTCCTCGGCTCCATCGGCGCCGTGGGGCTCGCGCTCCTCGCCTTCCTTCCGCTCCTCTCGATCTTCGGCGCGCCGCTCGTGGGCCTCATCGCGCTCGGCCTGGTGGTCTACGCCCTCATCGGGCGCCGGCGGCTGCCGGGCAACTTCCCGGGGGCCTTCGCCGCTGTCCTCGTCGGCACCGCGCTCTACTACCTCCTCGGTCCCACCGGGCTCCTCGGCGCGCACTTCGTCGTGCCCAAGCTCGAGCTCCACCTTTCGCCCCCCCTCCCGACGCTCGGCTTCGTCGCCGGCCTCTCACAGGCGCTCCACTACCTCCCCGTGGCCATCCCCTTCGGGCTCCTCACCATCGTCGGCGGCATCAACGTCACCGAGACCGCGCGCGTAGCGGGCGACGACTACAACACGCGCGACATCCTGCTCGTCGAGGCCGGAGCGACCCTCGTGGCCGCGCTCTTCGGCGGAGTGGCCCAGTCCACGCCGTACATCGGGCACCCGGCCTACAAGGCGATGGGAGGCCGCGCCGCCTATACCCTCTTCACGGGGCTCTTCACCGGCCTCGGCGCCGCCGTGGGTCTCGTCCCCTTTCTCGTCTCGGCGGTCCCGATGGCCGCCGTGATGCCCGTCCTGCTCTTCATCGGCGTCGAGATCGTGGTGCAGGCCTTTCACGCCACGCCGAGGCGGCACGCGCCGGCCATCGTGCTCGCCTGTCTCCCGGCGCTCGCGGAGCTGGTGCGCATCCAACTCGAGCGCTTCGGCGTCCGAGGCGACGCGCTGCCCCCCGGCGAGGCCCAGGAGACCTATCGGGCGATCCAGCTCCTCGGGCACGGCTTCTTCATTTCCTCGATGCTCTGGGCCGGCGCCGTCGCGCACCTCCTCGATCGCCGGCTGCGCGCCGCCGCGCTCCTCCTGCTGCTCTGCGCCCTCGCCTCCACCTGCGGACTCATGCACTCCGTCACGCCGAGCGGCGGTCTGTACCTGCCCTTCGCCGTGCCCGGTCGGCTGCACTGGCTCGTGGCCTCCGGCTACGCCTTCCTCGCGGCGCTGCTGCTGCTCGCCTCGCTCAGTGGGCCCGGCCGCCCGGCCGAACCCGGCGCGGATCCCGACGCCGCGTAG